TTCCTTTGCCCGGCCACGCACTCTAGCCATGGTTCTTCTTTTTAGCAAGGTTGCATCCGCACGCAGAAGCCAAGTACAAAAAAATCTTGGACCACCGTACAATGTCACGTACCGTACGCAACGGACGATCGGGACAAGGAGAAACCGCGTCGGCTGGACCGGCCGGCCGGCCGGATGCATGCGTCTTCACCGGCGACATCCCGCCACGTGGCCCCATGCAATGGTGACCTCAGCTCGATCCGGTCTTCCACGTGCATCACGCTTCCCCTCTCAGTTTTGTCAAAACTCGTTCAAGCTTGACAAGGTTCATATGATTTTCTTTGTCACATCTAGAGCAGCGCATAAAATACACCGGGAAAAGAAGCGCATTTCATGATGCACTCGTTGATGTTGATTGCGTGAATTCTTTATGTATCTTTTTCATGATTTCATAATTGTGCGGTGGTGCGTTCATTTTAAGGGTAGTAGTAGCTGGGTGTTgtacttttgttgtttcacagacTTTATTTACATATTGAAAATGGGGGCCAAGCTTGACTAAGCTTAACTAAGTTTGACTTAAGACCAATTTTTGACTAAGCTTAACTATGTTTGACTTAAGACAAAATAAACATGGCTTGTACTCCCTTCGTCTGAAAAAACTTGtctctcaaatggatgtatctagcaccaaGTTAGTGCTAGATATATTCATTTGAAGGATAAGTTAGTGCTAGATACCAAGTTAGTGCTAGAGGGAGTAGTATTTAAGGACAAGGGCGTATTTGCTTTGTAAGTTACGAGCGAATGTTGAATTCTCACAAGACAAACGAAAATGGTCCTCATGTTTAATCAATCTCCTGACGAAACCATCAAAGCAACCCTTCTTTGAAACACTAAAGGGAATTTAGCGGACACCCATGCATATTTGAGAGCTCGAGACATACTAATGTTCTTTCCAAAACAAAAGCTGGTTTATACAATATCAATAAAACATCAGATACAACCAGATACGGGGGCAATTGAAACTAGAGACATTAGATGTTGTTTCTGAAATGAAAATGCGAGTGAACCTGTCGTCGTTGCACCATCGTACATCATGCCGTCAACGTAAATGGACAGCATGAAGAAATCCAGCCACTGAAATACCCGCAAAGACATCGGAGGGACACGTCCATCGCCGCAATAGTAAAGTACCACCTACGACAGAGACTGGCAATCGCGCCAAGCATATCAGCGAGGGGATCACCCCGAGAGTTAGGGCAGACAACCGCGGTAGCATCGTCAAACCAAGCCGTTGTTGAaactatttttctttatttatttatttaagtGTACATAGAGAAATCAAACATATACTAGATCACAAAATGCTTTGCCATCTATCTAAATCTCAGTAATAATAGGTCCATGGCCGACATGGCAGGCCATGTGCTCGCATTCCCCTCGGGGGTGGGTCCCGCCGGTCAGGGCGTCGGGTACCATCTCCATCTCCCTCTTTCTCCCCTGTCCCCTCCCCGCTATAATACCTTCACCTAAAAATAATATGATGACGAGCTCGACGGAAGCAGCTCCCGGTCGCCGTCGTGGggtcctcctcctccgcctgctCCCCCCTGCTCCTATCCCGCCCTTCCCCAAGCCGTCTTCCATCGAGCGCCGCCGCAGCAGCAGCATCCGCGGGGGAGGTGGAGATTTCCTCCTCCGAGGGCGCCGCATCCAGCCCCGTAAGTCCAAATCTCCTTTGCGTTTCTCTCTGTTCTTGCTCTGCAACCCCCTTctccggtaccaatgccccccatTCCCCCGTTTCTTGGGTCCTCTGGCCGAGGAATCCGAGGTCAAGCTGTGGTCTTCCCCAGTTCCCCTCCCCTACTGGCTGTGGACTGATCCCCCGGCAATGGCGGgcccgggcgccgccgccgccgggcctGCTCCCGCGCGTCCGCGAGGTGTTCGGCCGATTGCCGCCGTACCGTGCCGTACGGTGTCGGTCGGGCTGGCCCTGGGGTTTCATTCCGTTCACAGTCAGTTGCTCAGCTGACGAAATGCCGAAATCCGTGCTCAGTTGGTTCGGCCCAAATCTGTGCACGCAAATGTTTCCATTTTTCGTAAGAACCAACCTTGAGCGTTACTATTAGTATCCTGGCGTTTCTTTGTTCGCTTGCTGTCCGTCTGATTGACAAGAGAAAAGGGGGTGAAGCAAGGAATAGAATAGATGCCTTGCTGCATAATCCAAAGTTCGGCACCTGCGGCttttgttctctctctctctcggcgTAGCAATAGTGTGGGGAAGCTGGAATCTGCTGGGGCTTGAGAGAGTAGTATGTCCACGCCACATGTTTTCTTGGATGAGTACATGTGAGCAAAAATGCCGGCCCAACCTAGGACCTGTATCTTCTTCCTAGGAGCAGTATGAGTGGATGACATAAATGGCACAAACCCAAATGTTTCATTTCTTACTAGAAATGGgtgtttttctcaaaaaaaaactaGAAATGGGTGTTTTTTCATTCTTGTTAACGAGTGAGTTTGGCTGAATCATCCGTTGTTGTTCTTTTAAGTTGCTTTTTCTTTGCGATATTCAGTCCGTTGGTTTTTTAATTGCTTCCTTCAGATTGACACCTGCTTCTTTGTTACTGTTTTTCTTTCAACATTTGGATTGACCCCCTACTGGCTGTGGCCTGTGGATTCATCTCCCGGTAATGGCGGCCCTGGTTGTTGTGACGGTGTTACCACTGGGTCTTAGCCTGCTCACAAAGTGTTCGGCGGATTGCCTCCTTACGGTGTCCTCCGTCCTGGTCTCCTTTGAGTTCTTCAGTCCGTTTATCGTCAGTTGCTAAATGGATGAAATGCTGGAATCTGTGGTTAGCTGGTTTGGTACTTTGCTCGGCTGGCATCTTAGGCAGGGTTTCCTTTTTGCAGGAAGCTCCCTTAACCTTAAGCATCGTATCCTGGTATAatatgtttgtttgtttgtttgcttgCTGTCTGATGATTAAGACAAGGGGTTAAGGATAAGAATAAATACCTTATACGttgcataatccaaagtttgttCCCTGCATAGCAATAGTGTGTTCAAACTGAAATCTGTTGAGAGCAGTTGGTCCACACCACACGTTTGGCTTTTAATTCAAGGACCATAATGATTTTTGGTTTTCTTGGATgagtatatgtgaacaaaaatgCTGGATGCTTGCCGGCCCAACCTACGATCTGTATCTTCTTTCTAGGAGCAGTATAAGCAGATAACATCAATGGCACAAACCGAAATGTTGTTTCGCTTACTACAAATGGATTGTTTTCATTCTTAACGTGTTTGGTCGAAACATCTGTTGTTGCTCAGTTCAGTTACTTTTTGTTTTGCAATATTCAGTCCATTTGTTTCTTAATTACAGCTAGTGCATCCTTCAAATTATTATTTGCTTCTTTGGTActgtttttttttcctttggATGTTTGAACCGAGGCTTCAAATGTTGGTACTGTCTACACCGACTATGTTACATTAGGGAATACAAGAACTATGCATTTGTATCACAATAACATCTGCTCTGTGATTTTTTCTTACAGGGGGATCTGAACTCATTAATAATCTTCTAAGATGCGAATAAGCATCCAGTAGCCTTTGCACCATTTGAGGGACAATGGGGATAGCTTTTCCCATGGTGTTGGTTCTCTCTCTGCTCCTGTACACTAATGGCATCTCCAAGAGCTTAGCTGCAAGGCCTCCAGTTGTGAATATTGGGTCTATTCTTCAATTGAACTCCACCACTGGAGGTGTTGCGGCGATTGCCATCAATGCAGCCTTGGAGGATATCAACTCTGATCCAACAGTTCTAAATGGAACAACGTTAAAGGTTGAAACCAAGGATACAAATTGCTTTGATGGTTTCCTTGGCATGGTTCAAGGTAGACTAGCTTTAACGTCATCATTTTGTATTGTTAAAATAGTTGCTTCTGTTCTGGAGTTGTGACAATGATATCGTATTCCTTGTATCAGCTTTGCAGTTCATGGAGACTGATGTTATTGCAATCGTTGGCCCCCAGTGCTCCGCAATTGCTCATATCATTTCATATGTAGCAAATGAGCTCCGAGTCCCCTTGATGTCCTTTGCGTCTGATGCTACTCTTTCATCGATACAGTTCCCATTCTTTGTCAGGACTGCTCCCAGTGATCTCTATCAAATGGCGGCTGTGGCAGCAGTTGTGGACTACAACCACTGGAAGATAGTGACTGCCATATATGTTGATGATGATTATGGTCGAAATGGCATTGCTGCTTTGGATGACGCACTCACTGCGAAGCGCTGCAAAATCTCCTACAAGATTGGATTTCCTGCAAATGCTAAAAAGAGTGAGCTCATTAATTTGTTGGTTAGTGTCAGTTATATGGAGTCTCGTGTTATCATCCTCCATACTGGTGGTGAACCTGGACTCAAGCTTTTCTCTATGGCAAACCGGCTAAACATGATGGGCAATGGCTATGTATGGATTGCAACCGACTGGCTTTCTGCATATCTTGATGCTAATTCATCAGCTCCTGCTGAGACTATATCTGGTATGCAAGGTGTTCTTACTTTACGGCCACATATCCCCAACTCAAAGATGAAGAGTAATTTGATCTCCAAGTGGAGCAGACAAAGTCAGAAGTACAACCATAGTGATCTTCGTGTAAATACTTATGGCTTTTATGTTTATGATAGTGTATGGACAGTAGCTCGGGCTCTGGATGCCTTCTTCGATGATGGTGGTAGCATTTCCTTCTCAAATGACTCGCGGTTGCGTGATGCAACTGGGGGAACTCTTCACCTTGAAGCAATGAGTATTTTTGACAAGGGAAGGAAATTATTGGAGAAGATTAGAAAGGTAAACTTCACTGGGCCGTCTGGGCACGTGCAATTCGATGCTTCAGGTGACCTCATTCATCCTGCATATGAGATCATAAATGTCATCGGAAATGGCATGCGGACCATTGGTTTTTGGTCAAACTATTCTGGCTTGTTGTCAACTGTCCCTCCAGAGGCTCTATATTCAAAGCCCCCAAATACTTCTCTAGCCAATCAGCAACTCTATGATGTTATTTGGCCTGGGGAGACTGCACAGAGGCCTCGAGGATGGGTTTTTCCTTCTAATGCCAAGGAGTTAAAAATTGGTATTCCCAACAGATTCAGCTTCAGGGAGTTTGTCACGAAAGACAATGTTACCGGGTCAATGAAGGGTTATTGCATCGATGTCTTTACTCAGGCATTGGCTTTGCTTCCTTATCCTGTTACCTACAAGTTCGTACCTTTTGGGAGTGGTACTGAAAATCCTCATTATGACAAACTCATAGAGATGGTTGAATCAAATGTAAGTATGAattgttttttcctttttctacACATTCCATCATACCGTACTGACCAGGGTTATCTTATTCTGCAGGAGCTTGATGGAGCTGTAGGGGATATCGCAGTTACAATGAAGCGCACAGTAAATGCTGATTTCACCCAGCCTTTCATTGAAACAGGATTGGTTATCTTGGCTCCGGTTAAAAGGCATATAACAACGTCCTGGGCATTCTTGCAGCCATTTACTTTGGAGATGTGGTGTGTTACAGGGTTGTTCTTTCTTGTTGTGGGTGTGGTTGTTTGGGTTCTTGAACATCGAATCAATGATGAGTTCCGCGGCTCGCCACGACAACAAATGATAACTATTTTCTGGTAAGGAGCTTAGCTGCATCTTTTGTATCCTCGCTAGAACAATAGCCAGTTAATGCACCCAAATAAAGCATCTAGTGATTATCAATAACTATTATCTTGTGGTGAGATATATATATGATGCATTGGTTTTATTGTCTTCTTTTTTCACATACTCTTGCAAAATGCTCTTATGACAGTCATTCCTTGCTCTCAAAACTGTGATTATAATCTCAATCTTCTGTTATCTGCAGGTTCAGCTTTTCGACTTTGTTCTTTGCACACAGTGAGTAAATGAACCTATCTCTCGTGTTTTTTTGGCTATATATATAAAGTAATTTTGTTCTGACACATGACTCGTGATTTTCATCTGTATCTGTTCCCAGGAGAAAATACTATGAGCACCTTAGGGCGCGGCGTGTTAATCATATGGCTGTTTGTTGTTTTGATCATTCAATCCAGCTATACCGCGAGTCTTACTTCCATCCTGACCGTGCAACAACTTGATACTTCTATAAAAGGAATTGATGACCTGAAAAATAGTGATGCTCCTGTTGGTTTCCAAGTTGGTTCTTTTGCACAAGACTACATGGTTAATGAACTGAACATCTCACGGTCAAGGCTACGAGCTCTCGGTTCCCCAAAAGAATATGCTAAAGCCCTCGAGCTTGGCCCTAAGAAAGGAGGTGTTATGGCCATCGTTGACGAGCGCCCCTATGTTGAATTGTTTTTGTCAACTTACTGCAAGATTGCGGTAGCCGGCTCAGATTTCACCAGCAGAGGATGGGGCTTTGTAAGTACATTTAAACTAAGTTATTTAACATAGCTTTGAAATACAAGGATACAATATTTTGGTGTTGAAATGCTGAAACAACAGTTTTAACTTCCAATAGTTGTGTATGCTgtctagtactccctctgtaaacaaatactccctccgtcccaaaataagtgtcccAAAATCCTGAGACacttatattttgggacagagggagtataagagcgtttagatcactattatGCAACCTTTCTTGCACTTCTTTTACTGGTGAAATCTAAAATCTACACCTGCTTTAATTTCACGAATCAATACTTAGCACCTTACAAAAGTTCATTCTGCCAGGCATTTCCAAGGGACTCCCCTCTGCAAGTGGACCTGTCGACCGCGATCCTGTCACTGTCAGAGAACGGGGAGCTGCAGCGGATCCACGACAAGTGGCTCAAGACAGGCGAGTGCGCAGCCGACGAAAGCGAGATGATCAACTCGAACCAGCTCCGGCTCGAGAGCTTCTGGGGCCTGTTCCTCATCTGCGGCGTAGCGTGCGTCATCTCGCTGCTCATCTACTTCGGCATCATGCTGCGCAAGTACATGAGACACGAGCCGAAGAAGAGCCTTAGAAGGTTCATCTCGTTCGTCGACGACAAGGAGCCGCCGAAGAACCGGAAGAAGCGGTCCATGAGCCTGCCTGCGAGCTCGACGGCCACCGCGCCGATGACCGCCCTCGACGTAGAGAGGCCGGCCCGGCCCGTCAGGAACGGCAGCGTCATCGATATAGAAGGCTAGTTCTTGTGTACAAAGCTAAGACATTATATATATACACGTTTCGACCCGAGGTACGCTATTCTTCGGGTCGGTTTAGCCGATCTTATGGAGGGGGGGATAGATTCAGAGGCTGTGTAGGGGAGATTACTCTGTAGGTTCCTGGCAACTGGAAACTTGTATATAAGCTGTTGTCCTTGATGGTGTTGTGGTGAAATGAAGGAATGTGTTTGTCTGAGTGCCTTTTTCTCTTCAGAGTTTCTGCTGTTGCCTGCCTTGGCACTGAATGGATGTGAGAAGGCAGGTCTTTCATTTAATTTCATTTTTGTGAAATTGCAGAGATTTGAACTTCTGCATCCCAGATTTTATTTGATGTTCTTGGTTGGAAGTGCAATTAGTTACAAGGATACATTCTGTAAAAAAAATAAAACCACCTTCACTGCTTGCAATTAGTTACAAGGCAATGGTCTGAGCATGCAGAAGTTCTCATACAGAACTATCACAGGTAGCTTGTCTTGAACACTGATTTTTTTTTCTCTCATCACAAATAACACAATTTGTATTTTTTAAGAATTACTAAACTATTTTAACTAGCAAATACAAAAACTCGAGTGATATAATAAAATAAATATGAATGCATAAAAAGGGAAAGTAAATAAGTACCGCACTATGTGGTTTCTGAACATTGTAAGAAAATATTTTAAAAAAGACATCTAAAAAATAATGGAGCAGTAATTAATAAGGTATAAAATGGGGAAAATGGAATATTCTGATTTTTGTGTACCGTACCGTTTATGGATATGCTGATGTGGTGGCGGCAGGCGGCCGAGCGCGCGCCATTCCGACCCACCATCATCCCTTCCCcatgcctcctcctccgccgtccATGGCGCCCTCCGCCCTGCCTTCCAGAACCTCCCACCGCCACTCCCTTCGCTCCCAGGCCCCTCCTCCTCCGAGGGAGGCCACCGTCCCCTGCTGCGTCTCCCGGCGGCGGGCCgccgcgcagctcctcctctcggcCGGCCTCCTGACTGCCGTCTCGTCCTCGCCGCCGGCGCTcgccgccaggaggggccgccggaCCATCGCGCCGGAGGACTACGCGTCCACACGTACGTCACCGAGCCTCCTCCCCCCGTGCGCTTGGTTCCTGCTCAGATTTCCGCCCAAAAGTTTGGCCCTTTCCGGCTGAGTTCTGAAACTGATTAGTCTCATACAgtgtttcttttcttttgctGTCAATTGATCCATGTGATATTAAGAACTGCAAATTATGTTTACAAGCGAAGTTATAGACTCTCCGTTCCATGAATCGTCACTATTACATTGGTTAAATTAAACTCGGTGTTCGAGTAATCTGATGTGAAAACTATTGGGGGCAGCTGATGGCCTGAAGTACTACGATCTCATTGAAGGGAAGGGCCCAACTGCCGAGAAGGGATCAACTGTCCAGGTAATCAAATTCAACCCTGCTTTTCAGTCTTTAACTGAAACTGATTGTCACTGCTGTTCTTCTCAAGGTTCATTTCGACTGCATATACCGTAGCATCACCGTGGTGTCGAGCCGCGAGGCCAAGCTCCTCGCAGGGAACCGGAGTATCGCACAGGTTATGTGGCAAAATACTCCTGACACCATATATGGTAGCGCTGCTGGTTTGGCGCGGTAGGAACTAAGATTTTTGTCTGCCTTCCTCTAGTAGCCCTATGTGTTCACCGTCGGATCGCTGCCTGGAAAAGAGCGGAAGCGCGATTTCGCAGACACCGCCAATGGGCTGTTCTCCGCGCAGGCTTCGCCGAAGCCTCCACGGGCAATGTACATGATAACCGAGGGGATGAAAGTTGGGGGGAAGGTATGGGCAAGCAGAACTAGCACGAGTGGAGAATAATCTGGTGTTTTCTGTCTTCGGTATGATAACTGACCTGATCTACTGTTTtgtttgtgtgttggatatgcAGAGGAGGGTGATTGTCCCTCCAGACCTGGGTTATGGGAAAAAGGGGCAGGGCGAGATACCGGTAAAACCTCGGTTTCTTCTAGTTTGATGATTGAGCATCTGAGTGCATTCAGCTACGGATGCGTTATTTAATTCCATCCTGCTTTGCAGGCTGATGCTAGTTTTGAACTGGATATAGAGCTTTTGGAAGTGATCCCTCCTACAGATAGTTGACCATTTTTGCTTACACATGGAAAATACTGATGAGGTACCTGTGAAGCTTCACAAATTTTAGAGGGATGTATTTGCTTTATACTTTTTTCGTTCTTATCAAACGAGAGCTGTAACCGAGAATATGTTAATATTATATTTTGGCTGGACATATATCGAAACGTTGGGACGCAAAGCTTTTGCGTTTTGTCGATTTTGCTTGTTTCCCCTGAAAGGGCTTGTTTCtaacaagtactccctccgtcccataatgtaagacgttttttgacactacactagagtcaaaaaatgtcttagattatgggacagagggagtaaaaTCTAAGATTAGAAGCAAAACTTAAGTAGGTAGAAATGTTCACTTCAATGTATTTATGTTGAAGCAAACTGTATCACAGATATTCACCACAATGTCATGGTGCATGTATGACTCATAGCAGATTCTATATAGTAAAATTGATCTGCCATTGTGATGTCAGCATGTTCTGATGCTCATTTAAAGGTCCTCAGGGCCGTTGATGTCCTGaaataaaagagaaaaaaaatattttgttAAAGAGAAAGGTGCTAGCAGCTTAGTTTTTGATTGGGACATAAATGGGCATCTCAAATAAGGTTTTAGTTTGTTACCAGAAACTAAATGATGAAAATTAGTCAATTATGTAAGACTTCTGATTATTTTAATGATGTCAGTAATTCTTTTGTTTAATTTGAAACTATTCCAACGCTGATAAACAAGTAAACAGACAAGAACTAAGATCTCTGTTGCTTTTAAACTGCTGAATTCATGAAACACCAATGAGAACATGCATCTTGGAAAGATACCTTGTTCTCAATCACTTTTCCATCTGGGATTTCCAGCTTAACACCAGGTTTTGCTGTGATGGTCACCTTACCCTACAAAAGTTTTAAAAGAAAACATACATCTTTACTCCAAGTTTTTTAAACTTTGAGATATATATCTTCATAAATAGCCATAGGTCAGAACAGCAATCATATGAGAAGCGAAGCTACACATTATCCAGGTAATGCATCCATTGAAAATAGCAGGTCATAAATAGTCTGAACATGTTGTCTAAGAACTGCAACTACAGTAAAGATTGTAATAATTCAACAACTTTGTCTGAATACCTTCAGCACGATGCCAGAACCAAACCAAACATCACCGGAAACCTTCAAGCTGTCGAGCTCAACAATGCTAGGAATCGACTTGAAGCGGCCAAGGAAGCACCCAACCTGCCAGTGCATGTATAAACAAGATCGGCTTATTTATATTTGGAGTTTAAAAGTTAATGGTAAAACTCTTTCGTTCTGGCGAGGAGTTAGTGTTGGAGCCTGACCTTCTTGAACTCAGGGCCAAGTTCAATTGAGGGATTTGATGGATTTGTTCTAGCTGCATTACGTGTAACGAAGCCATCAACCAGGGTATACAGATCAGACTGCAGGGCAAAAGTAATTTGAGTTAGAATTAGGAGTGTTAACTTCAAGAATTTGTTCAGCATATAGCACAAACCTGTACTAGCTGCAAGTCTGATGTTGCCTT
The sequence above is a segment of the Aegilops tauschii subsp. strangulata cultivar AL8/78 chromosome 6, Aet v6.0, whole genome shotgun sequence genome. Coding sequences within it:
- the LOC109781698 gene encoding glutamate receptor 3.1, which translates into the protein MGIAFPMVLVLSLLLYTNGISKSLAARPPVVNIGSILQLNSTTGGVAAIAINAALEDINSDPTVLNGTTLKVETKDTNCFDGFLGMVQALQFMETDVIAIVGPQCSAIAHIISYVANELRVPLMSFASDATLSSIQFPFFVRTAPSDLYQMAAVAAVVDYNHWKIVTAIYVDDDYGRNGIAALDDALTAKRCKISYKIGFPANAKKSELINLLVSVSYMESRVIILHTGGEPGLKLFSMANRLNMMGNGYVWIATDWLSAYLDANSSAPAETISGMQGVLTLRPHIPNSKMKSNLISKWSRQSQKYNHSDLRVNTYGFYVYDSVWTVARALDAFFDDGGSISFSNDSRLRDATGGTLHLEAMSIFDKGRKLLEKIRKVNFTGPSGHVQFDASGDLIHPAYEIINVIGNGMRTIGFWSNYSGLLSTVPPEALYSKPPNTSLANQQLYDVIWPGETAQRPRGWVFPSNAKELKIGIPNRFSFREFVTKDNVTGSMKGYCIDVFTQALALLPYPVTYKFVPFGSGTENPHYDKLIEMVESNELDGAVGDIAVTMKRTVNADFTQPFIETGLVILAPVKRHITTSWAFLQPFTLEMWCVTGLFFLVVGVVVWVLEHRINDEFRGSPRQQMITIFWFSFSTLFFAHRENTMSTLGRGVLIIWLFVVLIIQSSYTASLTSILTVQQLDTSIKGIDDLKNSDAPVGFQVGSFAQDYMVNELNISRSRLRALGSPKEYAKALELGPKKGGVMAIVDERPYVELFLSTYCKIAVAGSDFTSRGWGFAFPRDSPLQVDLSTAILSLSENGELQRIHDKWLKTGECAADESEMINSNQLRLESFWGLFLICGVACVISLLIYFGIMLRKYMRHEPKKSLRRFISFVDDKEPPKNRKKRSMSLPASSTATAPMTALDVERPARPVRNGSVIDIEG
- the LOC109781700 gene encoding peptidyl-prolyl cis-trans isomerase FKBP18, chloroplastic; protein product: MPPPPPSMAPSALPSRTSHRHSLRSQAPPPPREATVPCCVSRRRAAAQLLLSAGLLTAVSSSPPALAARRGRRTIAPEDYASTPDGLKYYDLIEGKGPTAEKGSTVQVHFDCIYRSITVVSSREAKLLAGNRSIAQPYVFTVGSLPGKERKRDFADTANGLFSAQASPKPPRAMYMITEGMKVGGKRRVIVPPDLGYGKKGQGEIPADASFELDIELLEVIPPTDS